A genomic region of Synechococcus sp. NOUM97013 contains the following coding sequences:
- a CDS encoding glycoside hydrolase family 10 protein encodes MGAPVAAGLPTVQRKRTLGVWLTNSPSRLYYDRAEMTRALNELQAAGFTAIYPNVWSRGTTFHRSRFAPVEPALIKAGIELDPICTLAKEARQRGMKIIPWFEYGLMEPADAAVVQDNPEWVLAKADGSRSMTMHGKQMSWLNPAHPDVRERFIGLVMEVMQRCRVNGLQLDDHFAWPVEFGYDAYTSTLYEQETGAPPPQDHTNRYWMTWRRRQLTGLLRELRQRLKQESIPQRISLSPGPFRFAYNHWLQDWELWAVGELIDDLVVQNYAYSLQGFAKDLNQPAIRKARQWGLPVQIGVLAGFGKRTTPIPVLAEKKRLSNEQGYGVIYFYWEGLWGVHSGKEGSEYRRKALKQLGSQN; translated from the coding sequence ATGGGTGCACCTGTTGCAGCCGGTCTGCCCACTGTTCAACGCAAGCGAACTCTCGGGGTCTGGCTCACCAACAGCCCAAGCCGGTTGTATTACGACCGTGCGGAAATGACTCGGGCTTTGAACGAACTGCAAGCTGCAGGGTTCACCGCCATCTATCCGAACGTTTGGAGTCGAGGCACCACCTTCCACCGCAGCCGTTTTGCCCCCGTCGAACCAGCCTTGATCAAAGCTGGTATTGAGCTCGATCCCATCTGCACCCTGGCGAAAGAAGCGCGCCAGAGAGGCATGAAGATCATTCCCTGGTTCGAATATGGCCTGATGGAACCGGCCGACGCAGCCGTGGTTCAAGACAACCCCGAATGGGTACTCGCCAAAGCGGACGGCAGCCGCAGCATGACCATGCACGGCAAGCAGATGTCATGGCTGAATCCAGCGCATCCGGACGTGCGAGAACGCTTCATCGGGTTGGTCATGGAAGTGATGCAACGCTGTCGCGTGAATGGCCTTCAGCTGGATGATCACTTCGCGTGGCCTGTGGAATTTGGCTACGACGCTTACACCTCCACCCTGTACGAACAGGAGACAGGAGCACCACCCCCACAAGATCACACCAACCGCTACTGGATGACATGGAGGCGACGCCAACTCACCGGCTTGCTGCGTGAACTGCGCCAGCGACTCAAACAAGAATCCATACCTCAGCGCATCAGCCTGTCGCCGGGCCCCTTTCGTTTTGCCTACAACCACTGGCTCCAAGACTGGGAGCTGTGGGCTGTGGGCGAACTGATCGATGATCTGGTCGTTCAGAACTACGCCTATTCCTTGCAAGGTTTTGCCAAAGACCTGAATCAGCCTGCTATACGCAAAGCCCGACAGTGGGGACTTCCTGTGCAAATTGGCGTGCTCGCGGGTTTCGGCAAACGCACAACACCAATTCCAGTTCTTGCCGAGAAAAAACGACTGAGCAATGAACAAGGTTACGGCGTAATCTACTTTTATTGGGAAGGATTGTGGGGTGTTCACTCAGGGAAAGAAGGTTCTGAATACAGGAGAAAAGCCCTAAAGCAACTGGGTTCTCAGAACTAA
- a CDS encoding tetratricopeptide repeat protein, translating to MSRKTNVIAAALSLLALGSSVITAYANPLANNSFNSGVDKYEQGDYQGAIADFSKAIEINPQDASAFLNRGVAKTKSGDYPGSIADFTKALEINPQYAYALHNRGAAKAALGDYQGAIADYNKAIEVDPKDAVAYYNRGNAKSILGDDQGAIADYKKALEINPKLALAYYNRGNAKSNLEDHQGAIADYNKSIEINPRYSDAYESRGNSKSNLGDYQGAVADYNKALEINPQNTSAYVNRGIARELMNDLQGACDDWRKAAESGEKEPEKWVIQQC from the coding sequence ATGTCTCGTAAAACCAATGTCATTGCTGCGGCACTGTCTTTGCTTGCGCTTGGGTCGTCAGTGATTACCGCTTATGCGAACCCATTGGCAAACAATTCGTTCAACAGTGGAGTAGACAAATATGAACAAGGTGATTATCAAGGAGCAATAGCTGATTTCAGCAAGGCAATAGAGATCAATCCTCAGGATGCCTCTGCTTTCCTTAATCGTGGTGTCGCCAAGACTAAATCAGGAGATTATCCAGGGTCCATTGCAGATTTCACGAAGGCACTTGAGATCAATCCTCAGTATGCTTATGCGCTCCACAACCGCGGCGCTGCCAAGGCTGCATTAGGAGATTATCAGGGGGCAATTGCTGATTACAACAAGGCAATAGAAGTGGATCCCAAAGATGCTGTTGCTTATTACAATCGCGGTAATGCTAAGTCTATTTTGGGTGATGATCAGGGAGCAATTGCTGATTACAAAAAGGCACTAGAGATTAATCCCAAGCTTGCCCTTGCCTATTACAATAGAGGAAATGCCAAGTCCAATCTAGAAGATCATCAAGGGGCAATTGCTGATTATAACAAGTCAATTGAAATCAATCCTAGATATAGCGATGCCTACGAGAGCCGTGGCAATTCTAAGTCAAATTTGGGTGATTATCAGGGAGCAGTTGCTGATTACAACAAGGCACTAGAGATTAATCCTCAGAATACTTCTGCTTATGTAAACCGTGGCATTGCAAGAGAATTGATGAATGATCTTCAGGGTGCATGTGATGATTGGAGAAAAGCAGCAGAGTCAGGAGAGAAAGAACCTGAAAAATGGGTGATACAACAGTGTTAG
- the pepN gene encoding aminopeptidase N, producing MVSAAAPQPTVRLSDYRPYPFRIPAIDLNVVVGDALVTVTAAFQVEPMDAVASTAMELRGVDLELVSITIDDQPLPQEAYSLTGGGLVIRNPPTQPFKLTTVSRLNPKTNTSLEGLYVSGGMLTTQCEAEGFRRITFHPDRPDVLSRFRVRIEADRQRYPVLLSNGNAISVEPLADDPSRHVAVWEDPFPKPSYLFALVAGDLREIRDHYVTASGRDITLRLHVEAGDEPYTAHAMASLKRSMSWDESVYGLEYDLDEFNTVAVRHFNMGAMENKGLNIFNSKLVLADAESATDGELERIESVVGHEYFHNWSGNRITCRDWFQLSLKEGLTVFRDQCFTADLHSEPLKRIEDAAMLRNTQFREDAGPTAHPVKPDAYQAIDNFYTTTIYEKGAELIRMLRTLLGPERFMQGMRLYFKRHDGEAATTEDFVTAIVEGASSDGQSLGFDPDQFRRWYHQAGTPRVTVSSQWNGEDGRLTLTLEQITAPTPGQPEKLPLVIPVLWAAIRPDGRPGKEHLLVLDQQRQTLVVEGLPPAVQPPVLSLFRNFSAPVTWDAAQSTDDLFALFAGDDDAFARWDAGQQLWKQLMLARAAGTPALALEARMLEALRQLLSQQGENDPAVLATLLAFPGQAELEALQTEADPPALERAACELREHFGSQLASLLQARLDAVASGLEQVWPAGQGERQLTGVIWSWLAAAGDTTARLSSVAAVNGASMTLARSGLRALQPLDCPERDQALKAFHDRWQERPVIFDTWFALEASTPRTDALERVAALLEHPKYDPMAPNSVRAVLGGLVGNPRVFHALDGSGYRFMAEQIIAVDQRNPITASRLAKVFSRWRTYGIERQAAVKQALSVLSDADLSTNTREVVSLMQA from the coding sequence ATGGTTTCCGCCGCCGCACCCCAGCCCACGGTTCGTCTGAGTGACTACCGCCCGTATCCGTTTCGCATTCCTGCAATCGACCTGAATGTGGTCGTGGGCGATGCGCTTGTGACCGTGACGGCTGCGTTTCAAGTGGAACCGATGGATGCTGTGGCTTCCACGGCCATGGAGCTTCGCGGTGTTGATCTCGAGCTCGTGTCCATCACGATCGACGACCAGCCTCTCCCTCAGGAGGCCTATTCACTGACGGGTGGCGGGTTGGTGATCCGGAACCCACCCACGCAACCCTTCAAACTCACGACCGTCAGTCGCCTTAACCCCAAGACCAACACGTCGTTGGAGGGGCTGTATGTCAGTGGTGGCATGCTCACGACGCAGTGTGAGGCCGAGGGCTTCCGGCGGATCACCTTTCACCCCGACCGCCCCGACGTGTTGAGCCGCTTTCGCGTGCGCATTGAGGCGGACCGCCAGCGCTACCCCGTGCTGTTGTCCAACGGCAATGCGATCAGTGTGGAACCCCTGGCTGATGATCCCTCGCGCCATGTGGCGGTCTGGGAAGACCCATTCCCTAAGCCGTCTTACTTGTTTGCGCTTGTTGCTGGTGACCTCAGGGAGATTCGCGATCATTACGTGACCGCGTCGGGTCGTGACATCACCCTCAGGCTTCATGTGGAAGCGGGTGATGAACCGTATACGGCCCATGCCATGGCATCACTGAAACGGTCGATGTCCTGGGATGAATCGGTCTATGGCCTGGAATATGACCTCGATGAATTCAACACCGTCGCTGTGCGCCATTTCAATATGGGCGCGATGGAAAACAAGGGGTTGAATATTTTTAACTCCAAACTGGTGCTTGCCGATGCTGAGTCGGCTACGGATGGCGAACTGGAACGGATTGAAAGTGTTGTTGGGCATGAATATTTCCACAACTGGTCCGGCAATCGCATCACTTGCCGTGACTGGTTTCAGTTGTCATTGAAGGAGGGCCTCACCGTTTTCCGAGATCAATGCTTCACCGCTGATCTGCACTCAGAACCATTGAAACGGATCGAAGATGCAGCGATGCTTCGCAACACTCAGTTTCGGGAAGATGCCGGGCCCACAGCCCATCCGGTGAAGCCCGATGCGTACCAGGCAATTGATAATTTCTACACCACAACGATCTATGAAAAGGGTGCAGAACTGATCCGCATGTTGCGCACGTTGCTGGGCCCCGAGCGGTTCATGCAAGGAATGCGCCTCTATTTCAAGCGTCATGACGGTGAAGCCGCCACCACGGAAGATTTCGTCACCGCCATCGTCGAAGGAGCCTCCTCCGACGGTCAGTCTTTGGGATTTGACCCCGATCAATTCCGCCGTTGGTATCACCAGGCCGGGACGCCCCGAGTCACGGTCAGCTCGCAATGGAACGGAGAAGACGGGCGACTGACGCTCACCCTGGAGCAGATCACCGCCCCCACGCCGGGGCAGCCTGAGAAGCTGCCGCTGGTGATCCCAGTGCTCTGGGCCGCCATTCGTCCCGACGGTCGTCCTGGAAAGGAACACTTGCTCGTGCTTGATCAGCAACGACAGACGCTGGTGGTGGAGGGCTTGCCTCCGGCAGTCCAGCCCCCTGTTCTCTCGCTGTTCCGCAATTTTTCTGCGCCGGTCACCTGGGATGCTGCTCAGTCGACGGACGATCTGTTTGCCCTGTTTGCAGGGGATGACGATGCTTTCGCGCGTTGGGATGCCGGTCAGCAGCTCTGGAAACAACTGATGCTGGCTCGTGCTGCCGGCACGCCTGCCCTGGCGCTGGAGGCGCGGATGCTGGAGGCGCTGCGTCAACTGTTGTCTCAGCAGGGTGAGAACGATCCAGCTGTTTTGGCCACGCTGCTGGCGTTTCCTGGACAAGCGGAACTGGAAGCGCTCCAGACCGAAGCAGATCCTCCGGCTCTGGAACGCGCTGCCTGCGAACTGCGGGAGCATTTTGGGTCGCAGTTGGCATCGCTGCTGCAAGCCCGTCTGGATGCTGTGGCTTCAGGGCTGGAACAGGTTTGGCCAGCCGGCCAGGGTGAGCGCCAACTCACCGGCGTGATCTGGAGTTGGCTTGCGGCCGCTGGCGATACCACGGCACGGCTTTCGTCCGTTGCGGCGGTCAATGGTGCGTCGATGACGCTGGCACGATCAGGCTTGCGGGCCTTGCAACCGTTGGATTGTCCTGAACGGGATCAGGCGTTGAAAGCGTTTCACGACCGTTGGCAGGAGCGCCCCGTGATTTTTGACACCTGGTTTGCCCTGGAAGCATCCACGCCACGCACTGATGCATTGGAGCGGGTGGCGGCCTTACTGGAACATCCCAAATATGACCCGATGGCCCCCAATTCCGTGCGTGCGGTTCTTGGCGGCCTTGTGGGCAACCCCAGGGTTTTCCATGCACTGGATGGCAGTGGTTACCGATTCATGGCTGAGCAGATCATTGCTGTGGATCAGCGCAACCCCATCACGGCCTCTCGCCTGGCCAAGGTGTTCAGCCGCTGGCGCACCTACGGCATTGAGCGCCAAGCGGCGGTGAAGCAGGCGCTGTCTGTGCTTTCTGACGCAGACCTGTCCACGAACACGCGCGAAGTGGTCAGTCTGATGCAGGCCTGA
- a CDS encoding NAD(P)-dependent oxidoreductase yields MPMLSNDAFRDRSPDQVRVVVFGATGYIGRFVVKELVQRGYNVVAFARERSGIGGRQEQESVVADFPGAEVRFGDVTQPDSLADQAFDQPTDVVISCLASRTGGRKDSWAIDYEATLNTYEQGRKAGMAHFVLLSAICVQKPLLEFQKAKLALEAKLREGEGVSYSIVRPTAFFKSLGAQVESCRKGAPYVMFEGGELASCKPISEADLACFIADCVTDRDKANQVLPIGGPGDALSARQQGEMLFKALGKKPWMISLPIALMDVPVGVLEFLSQRFPALQDTAEFGKIGRYYAAESMLVWDEQRQQYDSAATPSYGTDTLEQFFERVVRDGMEGQDLGDAALF; encoded by the coding sequence ATGCCAATGCTTTCAAACGACGCGTTCCGTGACCGATCGCCCGACCAGGTGCGCGTTGTGGTGTTCGGTGCCACCGGTTACATCGGACGCTTTGTGGTCAAGGAGCTAGTGCAGCGCGGCTACAACGTTGTGGCCTTCGCCCGCGAGCGCAGTGGCATTGGTGGTCGCCAGGAGCAAGAGAGCGTGGTCGCTGATTTCCCCGGCGCTGAGGTTCGCTTCGGCGATGTCACTCAGCCGGATTCATTGGCAGATCAGGCTTTTGATCAACCCACCGATGTGGTGATCAGCTGCTTGGCATCACGGACGGGTGGCCGTAAGGATTCATGGGCGATTGACTATGAAGCCACCCTGAACACCTATGAGCAGGGCCGCAAGGCGGGTATGGCTCACTTTGTGTTGTTGTCCGCCATCTGCGTGCAGAAACCGCTGCTGGAATTTCAAAAAGCGAAACTGGCGTTAGAAGCCAAGTTGCGTGAAGGCGAAGGCGTCAGTTACTCGATCGTGCGACCAACCGCCTTTTTCAAAAGCCTCGGTGCTCAGGTCGAAAGCTGTCGCAAGGGCGCTCCCTATGTGATGTTTGAGGGAGGAGAACTCGCCAGTTGCAAACCCATCAGCGAGGCCGATCTGGCCTGCTTCATCGCTGACTGCGTCACGGATCGCGACAAGGCCAATCAGGTGTTGCCGATCGGGGGACCTGGAGACGCCTTGAGTGCTCGCCAGCAGGGAGAAATGCTGTTCAAGGCTCTCGGCAAAAAGCCCTGGATGATTTCACTGCCAATCGCTCTGATGGACGTTCCCGTAGGCGTTCTGGAGTTCCTTTCACAACGGTTTCCAGCGCTGCAAGACACTGCCGAATTTGGAAAGATCGGCCGTTACTACGCCGCGGAGTCCATGTTGGTGTGGGACGAACAGCGCCAGCAGTACGACAGTGCGGCGACGCCGTCCTATGGGACAGACACCCTGGAGCAGTTCTTCGAGCGGGTTGTGCGCGATGGCATGGAAGGCCAGGATCTCGGTGATGCGGCACTGTTCTGA
- a CDS encoding LCP family protein has translation MKGEAAGSEASSKQRKRWLGSRPFRTILRISAAVGGAALIAGGLGLIWPEPDPMAETPPTADDPASLAPLPKQSVMVLVVGLDSDGLNDPSNRAAPRGPANADSLMLLNVSAKAPLQVLQLPTELAVNLPGQDELQALSAAYRQGGVSLTADVIAEVVGLNPGQPDRYVVMPREALRTLVDGLGEVDVTLNQTYSRKDLAQNYTVNLQAGRQSLNGQQAEQLARHKPSPGDEEDRRRRQQKLVSGIHDQLNQPNAITLLPTVIGEVSMQIETDLTSSEMLSLAAAVLSSPQAPVISQLELAPRAARQLLRELKPDQPLPLWPLPANEGAGN, from the coding sequence ATGAAGGGTGAGGCAGCGGGGAGCGAAGCGTCCTCGAAACAGCGCAAGCGCTGGCTGGGTAGCCGCCCTTTCCGCACCATCCTCCGTATTTCTGCTGCTGTGGGCGGTGCCGCTCTGATCGCAGGAGGCTTGGGACTCATCTGGCCTGAACCCGATCCGATGGCGGAAACACCGCCGACTGCCGATGATCCGGCCAGCCTGGCACCGCTTCCCAAACAGTCGGTGATGGTGCTCGTGGTGGGACTCGATAGCGACGGTCTCAATGACCCGAGCAATCGAGCGGCGCCTCGCGGACCCGCCAATGCTGACAGCCTGATGCTGCTGAACGTCAGTGCCAAGGCTCCCCTGCAAGTGCTCCAACTGCCGACAGAGTTGGCGGTGAACCTGCCTGGTCAAGACGAGCTTCAAGCTCTCTCAGCGGCCTACCGCCAGGGAGGTGTCTCCCTCACGGCTGATGTGATTGCCGAAGTGGTGGGGCTCAATCCAGGGCAACCAGATCGCTACGTGGTGATGCCCCGTGAAGCACTCAGAACCCTGGTGGATGGTCTGGGGGAGGTGGACGTCACCCTGAATCAGACCTATTCGCGCAAGGATCTCGCCCAGAACTACACCGTCAACCTTCAAGCGGGCCGACAGAGCCTGAACGGTCAGCAAGCAGAGCAGTTGGCGCGTCATAAACCCAGTCCAGGCGACGAAGAAGACCGGCGCAGGCGTCAGCAGAAGTTGGTGAGTGGAATCCACGATCAGTTGAATCAACCGAATGCCATCACCTTGCTGCCAACGGTGATCGGTGAAGTCTCGATGCAGATCGAGACGGATCTGACCTCTTCAGAAATGCTCAGCCTCGCTGCTGCAGTCCTGAGCAGCCCACAGGCTCCGGTGATCAGTCAGCTCGAGCTAGCACCGCGTGCCGCTCGACAACTGCTTCGCGAACTCAAGCCTGACCAGCCACTGCCGCTCTGGCCGTTGCCTGCCAACGAAGGCGCAGGCAACTGA
- a CDS encoding SRPBCC family protein, with the protein MTTLQRATRGRQQTIEQTVERLPQGVRRLAVQLRTSYSVDQLWQVLTDYEGLSNFIPNLSQSSLLERKGNRVTLAQVGSQQLVLGLKFSAEVQLELTEHRPEGFLQFRMTKGDFRRFEGAWRLQSVPDQTLLLYELTVQGCLGMPIGLIEQRLRQDLSANLLAVESEAARRFA; encoded by the coding sequence TTGACGACTCTTCAGCGAGCAACCCGAGGCCGTCAGCAGACGATCGAGCAGACCGTCGAACGTCTGCCTCAGGGAGTGAGGCGTCTCGCTGTTCAACTCCGCACCAGCTACAGCGTTGACCAGCTTTGGCAAGTGTTGACTGATTACGAGGGTCTCAGCAATTTCATCCCCAATCTCAGTCAAAGCTCACTGCTGGAACGGAAGGGAAATCGAGTCACCCTCGCTCAAGTAGGTAGTCAGCAACTGGTTCTTGGTCTGAAATTTTCGGCTGAAGTTCAGCTCGAGCTCACCGAGCACCGCCCAGAAGGCTTCCTGCAATTCCGGATGACCAAAGGTGATTTCCGCCGGTTCGAGGGGGCGTGGCGACTGCAGTCCGTGCCGGATCAAACCCTGCTGCTCTACGAGCTCACTGTTCAAGGCTGTTTAGGAATGCCCATCGGGCTGATTGAACAGCGCCTTCGTCAAGATCTCAGCGCCAATTTGCTGGCGGTTGAGTCAGAAGCTGCGCGTCGATTCGCTTGA
- a CDS encoding histidine kinase: protein MVGIDPTPRQQLTLLLVAGRHHLSSGDLRSLIQFLEHEDCGFDVTLQVADPVQQPELLELHRLVVTPALVKLQPLPKQVFAGSSIFQQLRGWVPRWQQDEVVSGLGLSLKPTELDGSRTQRELQLEDQLLVLRQENETLIDRLQSQERLLRMVAHELRTPLTAATLAVQSQQLGQIDLNRFRDVLKRRLEEIALLSKDLLEVGSTRWEALFNPQRLDLASLAAEAILELEKLWLGRDVTVNTDIPADLPLVYADQRRMRQVILNLLENALKYTQDGGTISLALVHRTNQWVQVSVSDSGPGIPEAEQQRIFLDRVRLPQTSGGTSGFGVGLSVCRRIVEVHGGRIWVVSEPGKGACFTFNVPVWQGQGQEKSTTVLTEGPSDP, encoded by the coding sequence GTGGTCGGGATCGATCCCACACCACGTCAACAGCTGACACTGCTCCTCGTTGCAGGTCGTCATCACCTCTCCAGTGGTGACTTGCGGTCACTGATCCAGTTTCTGGAGCATGAGGACTGCGGCTTTGACGTGACACTCCAGGTGGCAGATCCGGTCCAGCAGCCGGAACTGCTTGAACTGCATCGGCTTGTGGTGACGCCGGCACTGGTCAAACTGCAACCACTGCCCAAACAGGTGTTCGCCGGCAGCAGCATCTTTCAGCAGCTGCGCGGCTGGGTGCCACGCTGGCAACAGGATGAAGTCGTCAGTGGTCTTGGCTTGAGCCTCAAGCCCACCGAACTGGACGGCAGCCGAACCCAGCGCGAACTCCAGCTCGAAGACCAGTTGCTGGTGCTACGTCAGGAGAACGAAACACTGATCGACCGGCTGCAGTCCCAGGAGCGGTTGCTGCGAATGGTGGCCCATGAGCTGCGTACCCCACTGACCGCTGCCACGCTCGCCGTGCAGAGCCAGCAACTGGGGCAGATCGATCTCAATCGTTTCCGCGACGTGCTGAAACGGCGGCTTGAGGAGATCGCCCTGCTCTCCAAAGACCTTCTGGAGGTGGGAAGCACTCGCTGGGAAGCCCTGTTCAACCCGCAACGACTCGATCTCGCAAGCCTGGCGGCCGAAGCCATTCTTGAACTGGAGAAACTCTGGCTGGGCCGAGATGTGACGGTGAACACCGACATCCCAGCAGATCTGCCCCTGGTGTATGCCGATCAGCGACGCATGCGTCAGGTGATTCTCAACCTTCTGGAGAACGCACTCAAATACACCCAAGACGGTGGAACGATTTCCTTGGCCCTGGTGCATCGCACCAACCAATGGGTTCAGGTCAGCGTCAGTGACAGTGGGCCCGGCATTCCTGAGGCAGAGCAGCAACGCATCTTTCTCGACCGCGTTCGCCTTCCGCAGACCTCAGGGGGAACGTCCGGCTTCGGCGTCGGCTTATCCGTCTGCAGACGCATCGTTGAAGTGCACGGCGGACGGATCTGGGTGGTTTCAGAACCAGGCAAGGGTGCGTGCTTCACCTTCAACGTTCCTGTCTGGCAAGGACAGGGGCAAGAGAAGTCAACAACTGTCTTGACGGAGGGTCCGTCCGACCCGTAA
- a CDS encoding ribose-phosphate pyrophosphokinase, translating into MTGFLTAARAEQEKIQHDTRRLRLFSGTSNPGLSREIAAYLGVPDGPRVCKRFADGELYVQIQESIRGCDVFLIQPTCAPVNDHLMELLIMVDACRRASARQITAVVPYYGYARADRKTAGRESITAKLTANLLVTSGVDRVLAMDLHSAQIQGYFDIPCDHIYGSPVLADYLSDQDLGDLVVVSPDVGGVARARAFAKQMNDAPLAIIDKRRTGHNMAESLTVIGDVEGRTAILIDDMIDTGGTICAGARLLRQQGARRVIACATHPVFSPPAAERLSEEGLFEQVVVTNSIPIPADRTFPQLQVLSVANMLGEAIWRIHEESSVSSMFR; encoded by the coding sequence GTGACCGGATTCCTGACTGCAGCCCGCGCCGAACAGGAGAAGATTCAGCACGACACCCGTCGTCTGAGGTTGTTCAGCGGCACTTCCAACCCGGGACTCTCCCGTGAGATCGCCGCTTATTTGGGCGTCCCGGATGGTCCAAGGGTCTGCAAGCGCTTTGCCGATGGCGAGCTCTACGTCCAGATCCAGGAATCCATTCGCGGCTGTGATGTCTTCCTGATCCAGCCCACTTGCGCTCCGGTGAACGATCACCTCATGGAGCTGCTGATCATGGTGGATGCCTGCCGACGCGCCTCAGCACGGCAGATCACCGCAGTGGTCCCTTACTACGGATACGCCAGGGCTGACCGCAAAACAGCTGGACGTGAGTCCATCACTGCGAAGCTCACGGCCAACCTGCTGGTGACCTCCGGAGTGGACCGGGTGCTGGCCATGGACCTCCACTCAGCTCAGATCCAGGGTTATTTCGACATCCCCTGCGATCACATCTACGGTTCACCTGTGCTGGCGGATTACCTCTCCGATCAGGATCTGGGTGATTTGGTTGTGGTGTCTCCTGATGTCGGTGGTGTTGCGCGGGCGCGCGCCTTCGCCAAACAGATGAATGATGCGCCGCTGGCCATCATCGACAAACGACGCACCGGCCACAACATGGCCGAAAGTCTCACCGTGATCGGTGATGTGGAAGGACGTACCGCCATCCTCATCGACGACATGATCGACACCGGTGGCACCATCTGCGCCGGCGCACGTCTGCTTCGTCAGCAAGGAGCACGCCGTGTGATCGCCTGTGCGACCCATCCGGTGTTTTCTCCTCCAGCCGCAGAGCGCCTGTCGGAAGAAGGACTGTTTGAACAGGTCGTGGTGACCAATTCCATTCCAATTCCTGCAGACCGCACATTCCCGCAGCTGCAAGTGCTCTCCGTCGCCAACATGCTCGGAGAAGCCATTTGGCGCATCCATGAGGAGAGTTCTGTCAGCTCCATGTTCCGCTGA
- a CDS encoding AbrB family transcriptional regulator, producing the protein MLTGADLLAQVKALSDASKGEMAKACGYVSTKKDGGERINFTDFYLALLEAKGLELGGSEKMGKGGRKLSYKAVVQGNGNLLIGKAYTQLLDLQVGDEFTIKLSKKKGVTLVPMGAEDEEGEEE; encoded by the coding sequence ATGCTCACTGGAGCTGATCTACTCGCGCAGGTAAAGGCACTTTCAGATGCCTCGAAGGGTGAGATGGCAAAGGCCTGTGGATATGTCTCCACAAAGAAGGATGGTGGCGAAAGAATCAACTTCACTGATTTCTATCTCGCTCTCCTAGAAGCCAAAGGCCTAGAACTAGGTGGTTCAGAGAAGATGGGTAAGGGAGGCAGGAAGCTCTCCTACAAGGCAGTGGTTCAGGGCAATGGAAACCTTCTGATTGGAAAGGCTTATACCCAACTCCTAGACCTTCAAGTGGGTGATGAATTCACTATCAAGCTTTCTAAGAAGAAGGGTGTAACTCTGGTTCCTATGGGAGCTGAAGATGAGGAAGGCGAAGAGGAGTGA
- a CDS encoding cAMP phosphodiesterase: MRHHGRILKSGLLTSIRRFRAALAAPLALMPILLGGPAVFAQASGQATKPASNEDVFLYRGMGSSYVCNARSAGIEFPKAVGIAAATYVQLLNGRHGGLVASAGNKKLTNEQLFAGAEFQIITGAMQFCSDLVPADVKKKVDEAIKKQAGAN; encoded by the coding sequence ATGCGGCACCATGGCCGCATTCTTAAGTCAGGACTCTTGACTTCTATCCGTCGTTTCCGTGCAGCGCTGGCTGCTCCCCTGGCTCTGATGCCGATCCTGCTGGGAGGTCCCGCAGTATTCGCCCAAGCGTCCGGTCAGGCTACGAAGCCTGCGTCCAATGAAGACGTGTTCCTCTATCGCGGCATGGGGTCGTCCTACGTCTGCAATGCCCGTTCGGCTGGGATTGAGTTCCCCAAGGCGGTCGGCATCGCCGCTGCCACCTATGTGCAGCTGTTGAATGGCCGTCACGGTGGCCTCGTTGCATCCGCTGGTAACAAAAAGCTCACCAATGAACAGCTGTTCGCCGGGGCTGAATTTCAGATCATCACCGGTGCGATGCAGTTCTGTTCCGACCTCGTCCCTGCGGACGTGAAAAAGAAGGTGGATGAAGCGATCAAAAAGCAGGCTGGCGCCAACTGA